Within the Anoplopoma fimbria isolate UVic2021 breed Golden Eagle Sablefish chromosome 21, Afim_UVic_2022, whole genome shotgun sequence genome, the region AAGGGTTAGTTCACCCAGGTTAATATCCAGCCATGcagatgttttggttttatggggactgttttttaaagatattcaTGTAACTTTAATACTCCAAGACTGTATTACTTTAAATACTTGCACtttaattatttccattttctttacACTTTGACCTCACTGCTTAttagcagaaaataaaatatacaatttacTCAACAACCTGTAATGCATTTGACAGCTAaagttatttacatttcatacaAAACATGTAACCATCTTATAAAATATGTTGCATTATTATGCATTAAACAAGTAAGCAGGATATAAATTAGTGACAATTAATATATTAAGTATATAAATGcaccaataataataactcaACTATATAATTATAGTAAAATACTTACAGGGGTGTTTTTTGCTACATTGAGTCATTTACTTTCAATCCTTTAAgtacttttaattaataatatttacttacttttacttgacacacattttcaatgcaggatcTTTTGTTTACTGTGTGGTATCTTGTGGTacttaaataaattattgaaatacTTTGGTAGCTTTCATTTTATTGGGTTGTAAAATATCAATCTCTGGGATTTCTGCTGAATACAGTCAAATATGTTATATAACATGTTTCAAAAGATTCAACAGCAACATCTTCTTGAGAATAAAAGAGAAGTGGATGTGGAGAAGCAGAAATGTTTGAAACAGATATCTCAAAATGTGGGGAAATAAAAACCAGAACTATCTACTTGGACAGATACCACACGAGTTAAGAGAAAATGTTGTTAAGTGACCCTTTAAGCGTGTTCCTGAGCTAAAGTCTGCACACACCTGAAGTAACACACGATGCAAACCTGTCAGACACACAGGTGAAAGGCTGCTGAAACTCCAAAGCAGCGGTCTGATGAGGTTATAGTAATCTGATCGGCCCAATTAGTTCATGATTGGAGCCGACTGACATAATGAAGTGATCAGACGCTTAAATTCAACCAGACATTCCTGTTCTTCTGAGCTCACTTGGGAACTActgcagatttgttttatttatttacattttccagTTGTAAACAATGAAAACCTTCTCTTTGCTACATCTTTTATTTAGGATAAGAAACTGAGGAGtatctcacttcctgtttgagttTTCCGCAGAGGTCCCTGCAGGATATAATACTCGGATGAGCACTATCTCCAGACTGCAGCCTCGTGTTTACCCAAAGGAAACTATTAATGACCTTCGTGCAGGAGTTAAGACCATAAAAACCTAATAATGGCTCACAAAATCTCAAACATGTTACAGGTAAGAGAGCTCAAATCTATTTTTAGGTTTAATATAAACGCCAGCTATTTGACCTGTTGATATTGGACACACAGAGTTggcatatttacatatttaatctCTAACGAGGAAAGTATTTTACAGGTGAGGAATCTGAATTACAGCATGTTTGACATGTGGAGATTCCTCACATTCCTCACAGGTGATAAGATCAAACATGACTCTGTGAGCTTTACAGCATATTTCTGTCCATTCctggaataaataaatctgcagGGAGATGAAATAAACGTTTGGTGGATGGAAGAAACTAacagtttatatttattgttgtacTCATTTCCCTTAAAACAACTGGGGAAAAAACTCAGAatatgtggttttgtttgttaatgacAAATGACATCTTGAGAAAATGACCAAGTAAGACAAGTAATGCTGAATAAAAGATTGTTAAAAGACgaaattttgatttatttaaaaggtgTAATGTCACCGAAATaaatcacaacacaacacaagtttgcttttaaagaagaaaaatattccTTTCCATTTATATTCCAGTTTCACCTCTTACAGATTCACTTTTCAGTTGTTTTATGATGATTTAACAAAACCAGAAGCCTATTAAAAACACAGCCCTCTAAACATTTGACAAAGATATCTGATTTGTCCAGCTGCCATTTCCATCGCTGTTTATTGTTGATGATATTTTCACCTGAAACGCTGATATCATCCcgttgtttttccttcaggaAGTTCCTGCAACTGCTCATTAATTGTTGCTGAGGGGCCGACgtttgagaaaaacaacaagttgaACTGAGAGCTTTGAGTTCAAGTTACTCAAAAGAGGGAAAACAAGGACCAATAACACATAAAGCCGTAATATTTTCACGTGCATTCCACTGATTACTTTGCATCAGAGCACATTTCTGCATTCCACATTGCAGAGTGTTTTGTAATATTGTCATGGGAATTGAACTGACGTCAGATTTCTTCCGCTTATTCAGGTGGCTGTTGGATTGAAGCAGCTCTTCACTTTCCTAATCAGCTCTTCTGCTCTCTCCTCCGATAAGGTCATCCTTCCCTTGGCCGTCCATTTCCTCCCAACAACTCCACATCGGATTTCCATCACTGACTCATTTCCAAACGCTGCTGCCGTCTGTCTTTTCGCTTGGAGGAGCACGTTTTTAGTTGTGATATCTTATTGAGGAATTAGTAACTCAACCCGACTGAGCCATCTCTGGCGTTCGGTGGAAGTTAGGCCCAAAAAATCCCAAATGTGCACTGCTGCTTTCAGGTTGCTTCCTTCAAGGAGGCTAAAGGCAGGAAAAAAACTCTTTGCATGTTGGAGTTTTGATTTGGTTAACCGGCAATTTTcctaaaatatgttattttgtaaaagttctctgatttataatatttgtcaatacaaaaacacaaatgttatttcattgtttatttgctGAAATTAACATATCAgcatcattttttaacaatatttagATGTTTTCAAAAAAGGTACAGTCATTAAAGAGGTAAATCCAGGGTGATACAATAACAGATGTGTAAATGGATCACTTCACTCCGACTGTTTGTCTTCTATCTACTGATCTTATCCTAATgactgtggggaaaaaaatcctgTTCACATTTTATCAATTACAACAGAACGACAATGTGCAGGATTCTTTTGgtttatttcacattatttattttattattatttatttataaaatattgatgttGTACATGAGATGTGGTTTGATTGCTCTTGTCCATaaaaagagataaataaagtaaaaaatatattttaattcacCGTAATGATAACAGATCTATGCAAATTTCTAAATGTGTACTTTTGTTGTACATCTGATCcgaaatgcatttctttttacagtGTGGGATCATTAAAAGGTTTCGCCGTTGCAGCACCTGACATGTTGGACGACCTGAATCTTACATCCGTCTAAGTTCGACCTCGAGGCTctgacacagaaaacacagagccaGGGAAGTAAACATTTTCCTAAATGAGTAAACATTTGGCAGCCAGAGTCGAATGAGGTCGGAGATATGTCGATTTTGGGGCATATTTTTAGAGcctttgtgaaatgttttaaaatgaaacaggaagttgggAAGTTTATGCCCCTGGCGCCCACCCTGCTTCCCTCTGTAAGCCAAGAAAGACATGAGGATGGAGATAAAAACCGTGTGTCAACAGTTCAGCTTCTGCCAAAGGGCGGGTAGATTAGCTCCAACATTGTTTAATCTTACAGATATATAAAATCATTCGCAGTCATCTTAGAGGGAAACTCCTCACGTTTTACACATCAGGTTCAGATGAGGAGACAAAACATTCCCACACCAATGAGTCAAATAATGCAGCTCTGTCAGTGTGTTGGTGTATCAATAtatgcttgttacatgcatagtatcttttcaaaataaacctccgtCATCACAATAAGTTCAAATTTAGGCAAACAAAatcacttagttaggtttagcaAAAGAGCATGATTGGACGGTGacaaacaagtcacatgaccaaCGAAACTTACGCTCATGTGACTTACAATCGACGTGACACAAAGTCAACATGCACTTTTAGTTTTGTATGTGAcacaaagtcctgtgtttgtttgctccATTCACCTCAAAACCATAAAGTATACATCATATAgtttacagaagaaaaaaaacaacaattctaAGAGTCACAATTCATGTAAAGATTTTTGAGAAAAATTACTTTCAGTCCCCCTTATagcatttaaaataagtttataaGCCATATTGAAATGGTTTATAACCGACTATAACATAGTTGTAGGCAGGTATGAGGCCGTTTTTAAGTGATAATTATTGTAAAGTTGTCAACAATTATAACTTCTTGTTAAAAACCCATTAGAACATTAATGTATCAATATATTAGTAAACACTTATATCTGCTTACATCTACGTTATAATgtgttaaaaacattgtttaacatgtttatatgctAAAGAGGGGGATTTAAAGGGTTTTTCTCACctgaaaatattcatatatggatatataatttagtaaaaaaaggttataaataTGCTGATGAGAATTGTGCCAGCACGTTTACACAATAATGTGAAATGAACAtctttgataaaaacacaaaaatgatttatctcCGACTATAAACTTATATTTAAAGGTGACATATGCATGGAGGgtctaacaaaacaaaaatatgctttcctgttgcattgtgggaagtgtATTATCCAGTGATTTTGCAGCATTGGTCCATTTAAGGGAccaaaagtcatattttaaaaaaaatattaataaagacatgaaCATTGTAAGGTGaattggttatttatttattataattacattGGAAGACAGTACAGTAGTCACTTAACACAAAACACCATATATACCTTCAGCAGTCATTATCAAATGCTCCGCTgagatcatttaaataaatacaccaTGTTTAGTGTTTTCACGAGACAGAGCGTCCCTCTCTGTGGCTGCTCTGCTGATGGTAGCTGCTGCTGTGGTCCACGGACTCAGGCCTGTGAGTGCTCGGGCCCAGGTACTGTTCGAACTCGCTGCGGTCCAGATCGTACAGCATGTCCAGCTGGACCTGTTCCAGGTAAAACTCAAAGGAGGGACCTGCAGGACCCAGTAGGCCCCCGTAAACCCAGCTGGACTCCCCCTGATCCACATGGGGACCTGCAGCGCTGGAGAAGCCGTGATGCATGTGCCCGTGCTGATTGCTAAAGTACAGCTGGGGCTCTGCAGGGTACGCAGGAGGGTTTGAGTAAAACACAGACTTATTTGATAAGACGTCAACTGCTGTGTCGGGATAAACTGGAGTGTGTGGGTAGCTGTTACGCATAGAGGTGTAGTTAGTTGGTGAGTGTGTGAAAGCAGTGCTGCTTGGGTAGGATTGCTGCTGGTTCTGGAGCAGGTAGGTGAGGTTGAAGGGCACTTGGAAGCCGGGGCTGCAGAGCGAGGAGTGAGGGACCTCTGCACCCTGCTGGGGTTTGGAGCTCTTCTTCAGCTGCCTCCTCCTGCGGGGCCGGTACTTGTAGTTGGGGTAGTCGATGGTGTGCTGGACTCTCAGACGCTCCGCTTCCTGCATGTACGGACGCTTCTCGACCAGGGACATGGCCTTCCAAGATTTCCCTGCAGGAGCACAGAAGGGTTAATGATCTGCATAGTCATCGGTTTAGCAAAACTGacttaaaatgtgaaatgtgaatcAACATTtcaagtactaccctgagccttcctcgtagcacttattgcattcgtattagttgctgcacttactgtattcgtatcagttcgctgcacttattgaatttgtatttgtttactgcacttatcctattcgtagtagtttgtagcacttactatattcggattagtctgttgcaactactgttttcgtagtaatctgcctctgcactatacttttgctctggtttatgctttaagatgcttgtttaagaaaggagatgcacttatgacttctggtgactagtagttctcttgaatacctatgttgaatacacttcctgtaagtcgctttggataaaagcgtctgctaaatgactgtaatgtaatgtaacattttaagcTTCTGAGCTCTTATAAGACCCATTTAAAGCAAGATCTTAGAGGGTTTTCCCCCATATGAGAACTACAAGCATTACACATTGAAACACTTTAAGATGCTTAATGGCAACTTTAACTTTGGTACTTTGGAACCTGGGCTCATCAATAGATTTCTTACCTAGTATTTTGCTCAGATCCGTGTTCTCCAGGTCCGGGTTAAGCTGCGCCAGCCGCCTGCGCTCCTCTTTGGTCCAGATGATGAATGCGTTCAGGGGCCTCCGGACTCTCTGCTGCGTGGACGCAGACTTGGCCTCGGGGCTGGCGCAGCTGGAGTCCGAGGTCACTGACAGCGGGCTGGAGGGCCCTGAGCTCGGGCAGCGCACCTCGGTCATCTGCTCCCCGTCGACCGAGCCCGAGTCCTCGGCCTCCAACATGGCGCTGTTTTTGGCGCAGAACTGGAAAGCAGCAGCGGTGTCGTGGTTGAAATGCATGTTTACagacggtggtggtggtggtggtggtggtggtgatggtgtcGTGGCTCTGTCATACTCCTGGTGATGCACAGGGATGGATATATGTAGGAGCTCCACCAATGGGAGGCCTGGAGGAGTGGATTTAAGGTGTGAATTCCAGGTGTTTTCTCGGGTCGGTGATAGGCCCATCCGACGGCCCAATCAACCAGCCCACCAAACTTAAGATGGGAAGAAGAGACCTGAGTCTGTAAtaaaactcaatttggcttttATATAACAAAAGGGCAACGTGTAAAGTGTGAATTAATCGAAAAGAGGCACAACACAATCAGATGTGTCCATTAAAGATAAAGTGTTGAACCCAATCACATCGTTTTCCCCTCTTCATGAGACACATGCATGGGGAATAAAGCACATCATAAAGCAAACTGATTAAAGTCACAGTAAAAAGCAAGAAATATTGCAGTTTATACCTCTGTTAAAGACTGGCATTGTGTTTCATCCTTCTTTCATTACCAATAATCAATATGTTGGACCGCTCCTGTATCTGTGCACACTTGCGTTTTTAATTTGAGAAACATAGATATTCTCCTAGATTCACTTATTAAAACCATATTAGGGAAAATTAAATAACACCTTTGCCTTTATCGGAGAGAAAAAGGAATCTAATCAATGGGTCCTGAAAGGCAGCAGGGTATTGATGGGTGAACATCAAAGTGTCCAGGAGGCAGGGCTGGTTACTAATTACATTGTGGCCCTCGGCTCTTATCGGCCATCCACTGTCTCTATCAAAGTACAGTTTACAGGACTGAAACACACCATGATCAAGGAGTGTTTATTACACGATTACCGCTGACAAATATTTGCACGACGCAAAAAAAACCCTGATAGGTGTGTGCACAAAAGGGGGCGTGATGAGCTCACATGTAGGAcatcaaataacaaaaatagaTCTGCATTCACTCTGACATTTATTAATCTAAATAAAGCCATGGGGAAAACGCACTGAAATAGACTGAGTGACTCACCAGAGAAGAGATAAAAGTGTATTGAAATCAGTCAAACCTCCAGCACAGATTCAGACTCACAGAAACTACAACAGGACggctgcagcttttttttccccttttcagCCTTTAATTTATATACCTGCAGCATTTATTTGGTTAATTGTTCACAATGTATATGATATTAAAAAGGTGATACAATGAAAAAACCCTCCAAACTTTAAATTATCTTATTCttgttataaataaaaagcagaatattATATTAATCCCTCTTGAAGAATAAGTCTTGTTGGGAATTATTTATAACATAGGAATATTTTGGTTCTAGggaaatttgaaaataatgcaATAGAAAAACACTTGTTAATGGGGAaacaatggctttttttttgtggtggcACAAAGCATAAGAAATAAGGATAAAGTGGGCAAAACTATGATTACAAATAGTACAATAACGTTGTTACTGGAAAAACCACAGAACTGAATATTTCATAACTATTGGCcataaaaacaatgcaaaaataaataatgataattttgtGCATCCCCCTTTGATGATCTCTCCAGAAACTCTACAGGCGTGTGATCCCACTTTAATATGACAGGATGCCATTACAGGTGCTCGCTTCCTCTGTGTGGGTTCAATGAATATCTGTCTTTGAGACTGGAGACCAACATCACACAGACAATAGACGTCATTATGGTGACAGCGACCTTAACTCTGCAATACACGGTCCCACAGCTCAACCTGCACCTGCATTGCTTTGTCCCTGCAGACGAGTCACTTATGCAACCTCTTTACATTGtaagtactgtgtgtattatgGGTTAGAGCAGAGAGGTTAATACACAAGGGAAAGCAGGACTGGTTTGGATTTTGTTTGTGCTGGAGAACACCTGCAGAAAACATCTAAATCTGCACTTTAAAGGCGTCTATACACCTATGCACACTTTATATTATGGGGGATTTTTCCTGTTAGTGGAGCATATTGGACTTTGTTTTAACCCTGCTCGAGAAGTAAACCAGACCTGGTGGAGCTTGATATCTTAATCAAAAGACCTGATCAATACTGTGACATTGGCACGTTCAATAAGTGATAAAGGCAGCTGTGCTCCTCATCTCCCTTTGACAACTGGACTCAAACCATTTTGTATCAGTCGAAACTGATAAATTggctttgagagaaaaaaaagtctgataaaATCAATACAGacctaaaaaaatgtatatttttaaggcatatttaaatcagaattatacatttaaataaacaatggTTGTGTGTAGTTTGTTGGTATTtggtggaggggtgggggggtggttTTCTTCAAAGCTTGTCAGAACCAGAGGCTGAATAAAGGCTGAATAAAGGCTGAATCCACATCACCCGGTGTGGAACGGGACGCACGCGCCAACGCGCTGTGAAAAGCACTAATGGATTTAATCAATTAGCTTGAACGACTCAGCGTGAATACAATAACGGTGGTTTCGGCTGAGCTGCTCTGTGAAATAGAGCCGGCTAAATATGAGATATAGTTCTGGATTAATATGGGAATTAAAAGCTTGGAAATGTCATCAACATTACAGAACCAGACaaacacagcttctcattcaactgctgtgaagaatgtaaaatataaaaacatattctgagtttgttgagcatttgtttgtttgccacataattccatatgtgttccttcatagtaataataattaagcctttattagtcccacaatggggaaattaattatagtttggatgtcttcaatattaatatacaatgtagaaaaaaataaaaataaagaaaaaaacattgaatcagaaggtgtgtccaaacttttgactggtactgtacatatatataaataaataaataaaaaaaatatatgtatatacagtaccagtcaaaaatgtggacaaaccttctcattcaactgctgTGAAGAAtctaacatataaaacatattctggtttgttgagcatttgtttgtttaccacataattccatatgtgttccttcatagtttggatgtcttcaatattaatctacaatgtagaaaaaaaataaaaataaagaaaaaacattgaatgagaaggtgtgtccaaacttttgactggtactgtatattgtgcATTCATTTACCACCagagtttgaaaaataaaaactttttttttgtttttgccccAGCTGGAAAAACtacatacataataaaaatgacacGCCCTTATTGGTGCGACGTCACTCGGGTGGGAGGGGCAAACACCAGACAGGAAGTTGGCCCTGCAGAACATGAGATGaggaaaattacattttataagtCCCTTAAATTGACATAGCTAATATATTCCACAAATCTTTGATGGAAACATGCAGGTGATTCGTGTAGTGTTAGGATGCTTTGCTAACACCACGATTACCATAATACACTTACCAAGCTTAAGTTTAGCCTTCACCTCTTAACCCATTCATAAGCAATCCTAATGAATCTATGGCACCAGTTATTTTAACAGAATTTTGGACATcaagcattttcttttacttaaattaaatgtgttcaaTGAAATTTAGATTTTAATCATAAGAAAGGCAGTTCTGTAGTGTATGAGCTGTAGACAGATTTTTTAACTTTCAGTAAGACAGTTTAGCAGAAATGAACATGGTAGGCCTCAAAATGTATGATGAtaaacaggaaaaggaaaaagtggaTGTGAAATTATATCAAAGTGTGAATTAaatagtgaaataaatgtgctttaaacCAGCCTAAATCAATGATAAGATGTGCTGTCTTGAGGTTTGGGTCAAAGGGCCGCTCCTCTTTGGAATATGATATAACCTCTTTTCCTCCGAAGATGGATAACATCTTCAGTATTACCGAAATGCATCATCTGTTGGGCCCATATTCTTACTTCTAAAAGCAAGAAAGCTTACAAAAAGTTGGAAATTCAAAGACTGTCCCAATCATACGTTATTCAAcctcataaaaaaataaaaagatgtgtcATCTGCCCTTTATTCTGGCCCTGTTGATGAACCCTAATCTATAAGGTGACAGTAGGGTATCATTGCATTGTCTCACAGCCAAACA harbors:
- the sox32 gene encoding SRY-box transcription factor 32, translated to MHFNHDTAAAFQFCAKNSAMLEAEDSGSVDGEQMTEVRCPSSGPSSPLSVTSDSSCASPEAKSASTQQRVRRPLNAFIIWTKEERRRLAQLNPDLENTDLSKILGKSWKAMSLVEKRPYMQEAERLRVQHTIDYPNYKYRPRRRRQLKKSSKPQQGAEVPHSSLCSPGFQVPFNLTYLLQNQQQSYPSSTAFTHSPTNYTSMRNSYPHTPVYPDTAVDVLSNKSVFYSNPPAYPAEPQLYFSNQHGHMHHGFSSAAGPHVDQGESSWVYGGLLGPAGPSFEFYLEQVQLDMLYDLDRSEFEQYLGPSTHRPESVDHSSSYHQQSSHREGRSVS